One Zeugodacus cucurbitae isolate PBARC_wt_2022May chromosome 3, idZeuCucr1.2, whole genome shotgun sequence genomic region harbors:
- the LOC128920420 gene encoding venom allergen 3-like yields MFNIQYIRFYLVAILIWPYVFTNAYYYCNKQKKLCGTNKHFMCDLDSVPIKADVLGLLPLTGSMKRLYVDRHNEHRNRLAGGEQEFGNQGAGIFPKATRMREVIWDDELAYIAGIHAKRCNMEHDACHGTERFPGSGQNLYTAKNSSKPKIGANFVLGAIDTWWNEYKDVDDGNALADEFPKGTTDWVKVGHFTAIANERTAFVGCGLALCQNSTSKVYHIHVTCNYSNTNVLDTFMYKKGNYSTSNCDYYESAPSSKYAHLCTNTGKIFKDDK; encoded by the exons atgtttaatattcaatatattcgaTTTTATTTAGTCGCTATTTTGATATGGCCTTATGTTTTCACCAACGCTTATTATTACTGTAATAAGCAGAAAAAATTATGTGGCACTAATAAGCATTTTATGTGTGATTTAGATTCTGTG CCTATCAAAGCCGATGTTCTTGGTCTTTTGCCGTTAACAGGCTCAATGAAACGCCTTTATGTTGATCGACACAATGAACATCGCAACAGATTGGCAGGGGGTGAACAAGAATTTGGAAATCAAGGCGCTGGAATCTTCCCAAAAGCCACTCGCATGCGTGAAGTAATCTGGGATGACGAATTAGCGTATATAGCGGGAATCCATGCAAAACGATGTAATATGGAGCACGATGCGTGTCATGGTACTGAACGGTTTCCAGGCTCTGGTCAAAATCTTTATACAGCGAAAAATAGTAGTAAGCCCAAAATAGGGGCTAATTTTGTTTTGGGTGCGATAGATACTTGgtggaatgaatataaagatgtAGATGATGGAAACGCGTTGGCGGACGAATTTCCGAAAGG TACCACGGACTGGGTCAAGGTCGGTCACTTCACTGCAATTGCAAACGAGCGTACAGCTTTTGTTGGTTGTGGTTTGGCGTTATGTCAAAACTCTACTTCTAAAGTTTATCACATACATGTTACTTGTAATTACTCAAACACTAATGTATTGGATACTTTTATGTACAAGAAAGGCAATTATTCAACATCTAATTGTGACTATTATGAAAGTGCTCCAAGTAGTAAATATGCAcatctttgtacaaatactggcaaaattttcaaagatgataaataa